DNA from Pantanalinema sp.:
GAGCGCGTTTGGCGCGCCATCCAGCAGAAGGCCAAGCCTTGACCACCAGCCGCGAAACGCTCGAGCACCTGATCCCCTTCCTGAGGGGAGACCAGCCGGTCGCGCTGGTGACCATCGTGGGGTCGAGCGGCTCGATCCCCAACGCGGTCGGGGCCAAGATGGTCGTCGCCGCCGACGGGACCCGGCTCGCCGGGACCGTCGGCGGAGGCGAGATCGAGCTGGAGGCTCTGCGCCTTGGCGCCGAGGCCGTCGCCACCGGCAAGAGCAAGATGGGCTCCTACCACCTCACGGAGAAGCACGCCCACGGGATCGGGATGATGTGCGGGGGGACGGTTCAGCTGTTCATGGAAGTCTACGCCCCGCCCACGCGCCTGGTCCTGGTGGGGGCCGGCCACGTGAACATCGAGGTGGCTCGCTTCGCGCGTCACCTCGGGATCGCGGTGACGGTCATCGACGAGCGCCCCGAGTGGGCCAGCGTCGAGAACTACCCCGACACCGAGATCATCCCCTACCGCGCCGCCGAGGGGATGAAGCGGCGGGAGTGGAAGGCCGGCGATTACCTGATCATCGCGACGGCCGACGCCGACACCGAGTCGCTACGCACGGCCATCCACTTGCCCTGCCGGTACGTGGGGCTGGTCGCGAGCAAGCGCAAGACGGTGCAGATCCTCAAGAACCTGGAAGCCGAGGGGCAAGACCTCTCGGGCCTGAAGCCCCGGCTGCGATCGCCGGTGGGCCTCGATCTCGGGGGCAAGTCCCCGGCCGAGCTCGCCCTGTCGATCGTGGCCGAGATCCAGGCCGATCGCAACGGTCGCGACGCGCGCCCCCTGTCCTTCGTCGATCGGATCCCCGCCTCCAAGGAGAAGGCCGCGACGTGATCGCGCGCGAGCGCGTCGCGGCCGTCGTGACCGCCGCGGGCTTCTCGTCGCGGATGGGCAGCCCCAAGGCGCTGCTCGACTGGCACGGCAAGCCCCTCTTGCAGCACCAGATGGATGGCCTCGCCGGCTTCGGCGAGGTCATCGTCGTGCTCGGGCACGAGGCCGAGCGCATCCGCTCGGAGCTGAGATTGGGGGCGAACTGTCGCGTGGTCGTCAACCCCAGCTACCCGCAAGGGAGGGCCTCCTCGCTGCGCGCGGGGTTCGAGGCGCTCGCCACGGCGCCGCAGGCCGTGCTGGTCGTCGGAGTGGACCAGCCCTTTTCAGCCGAGAGCCTCGACTTGCTCTTGGCCGCGATGGAGCCCGAGACCCCGATCGCACTTCCGGTCGCAGCGGGGCGTCGCGGTCATCCCGCGCTGTTCGCCGGCAGATTGCTCGACGAGCTGCGCCGGGTCACCGAGGAAGGCGAGGGACTCCGCGCGGTGGTACGAAGCCACCCTGTGCGCGAAGTCCCCGTGTCGGGGCCCTTCCTGGACTTGAACCGGCCTCAGGATTACGCAGAGGCCATCGTCGCCTCGCGCTGACGCGCTCAGGCCAGACTCGTCGCGGCCGCCTTGTCGACCAGCTTCTTGGCCAGCCGGTTGTGCTTGCGTACCGCCTCCTCGAGGTCGAGGGTGGTGAGGCGGCCATCCCGGACGATGGCCCGGCCGTTGACGAAGACGTGGCGGGGCTTGGTGGTCTGGCAGAGGGAGAGCGCCGCCACCGGGTCGTGGATCCCCGCCCCGGCGTAGGCCACGTCCGATAGGTCGAAGATGGCGAGGTCCGCCATCTGGCCGGGGGCGATGGAACCGATCTCGTGACGGCCGAGCACCTCCGCGCCGCCGCGGGTGGCGAGGCGAAGGGCTTCGTGGGCCGAGTACTTCATGCCGTAGCGCATGCGCCCCAGCAGGAGCGCCTGGCGGGCCTCGGCGAGCATGGAGCCGCCGTCGTTGCTCGACGAACCGTCCACCGCGAGTCCCACCCGCGCACCGGCCTCGACCAGCTCGAGGACCCGGGCGATGCCGGACCCCAGGCGCATGTTGGAGCTCGGGCAATGGGCGATGCCCGTCCGGGTCCGCCCCAAGAGGGCGACTTCCTCGTCAGTGAAGTGGATGCCGTGGGCCAGGTACACGTCCGGACCCAGCCAGTCCAGCTCCTCGAGCAGACCGAGCGGGCGCACGCCCATGGTCTCGAGGCAGAAGCGCTCCTCGTCGAGCGTCTCGGCCAGGTGGGTGTGGAGCAGAAGGCCGTGCTTGCGCGCGAAGTCGCGCGTCTCGGCCATGATGGCCTTGGTCACCGAGAAGGGCGAGCATGGCATCAGGTCGATGCGGGTCATCGCCCCGTCGCCTCGATCGTGGTACTTGGCGACCAAGCGCTCGACGTCCGCCATGATGGCGTCCGAGTCCTGCACGACCGAGTCGGGGGGCAGCCCCCCGGCGCTCTTGCCGAGCGACATGGAGCCGCGGCCGGCGTGCATGCGGATGCCAACGTCCTTGGCCGCCCGGATCACCGCGTCGAGGGTCACGTCCGAGCCCTTGGGGAAGACGTAGAACATGTCGCTTGCCGTGGTGCAGCCCGACAGGGCGAGCTCGGAGAGGCCGCACACCGCGCTCCAGTAGACCATCTCGGCGTCGAGCCCGGCCCAGATGGGGTACTGGGTCGTTAGCCACTCGAAGAGCTCGGCATTCTGCGCCGCGGGAAGGCCGCGGGTCAGGGTCTGGTAGAGGTGGTGGTGGGTGTTGACCAGCCCCGGGATCGCGAGGTGACCGCGCAGGTCGAGGATCTCGTCCGGGATCGCGTCGCTGGTCGCTGCATCGGCCAGGCGATCGCCCTCGATCAGCAGGTCCATCGTGACGCACTCGCCGGCGTTCGCCGTCATGGGCGCGACCTGGAGGTTTCTCAGCAGGATGGTGGACATGGGCCCTCCCGTCAGCCTAAGGGGACAGGCGTTATCTTACCCCGG
Protein-coding regions in this window:
- a CDS encoding XdhC family protein, which produces MTTSRETLEHLIPFLRGDQPVALVTIVGSSGSIPNAVGAKMVVAADGTRLAGTVGGGEIELEALRLGAEAVATGKSKMGSYHLTEKHAHGIGMMCGGTVQLFMEVYAPPTRLVLVGAGHVNIEVARFARHLGIAVTVIDERPEWASVENYPDTEIIPYRAAEGMKRREWKAGDYLIIATADADTESLRTAIHLPCRYVGLVASKRKTVQILKNLEAEGQDLSGLKPRLRSPVGLDLGGKSPAELALSIVAEIQADRNGRDARPLSFVDRIPASKEKAAT
- a CDS encoding 8-oxoguanine deaminase, whose protein sequence is MSTILLRNLQVAPMTANAGECVTMDLLIEGDRLADAATSDAIPDEILDLRGHLAIPGLVNTHHHLYQTLTRGLPAAQNAELFEWLTTQYPIWAGLDAEMVYWSAVCGLSELALSGCTTASDMFYVFPKGSDVTLDAVIRAAKDVGIRMHAGRGSMSLGKSAGGLPPDSVVQDSDAIMADVERLVAKYHDRGDGAMTRIDLMPCSPFSVTKAIMAETRDFARKHGLLLHTHLAETLDEERFCLETMGVRPLGLLEELDWLGPDVYLAHGIHFTDEEVALLGRTRTGIAHCPSSNMRLGSGIARVLELVEAGARVGLAVDGSSSNDGGSMLAEARQALLLGRMRYGMKYSAHEALRLATRGGAEVLGRHEIGSIAPGQMADLAIFDLSDVAYAGAGIHDPVAALSLCQTTKPRHVFVNGRAIVRDGRLTTLDLEEAVRKHNRLAKKLVDKAAATSLA
- a CDS encoding nucleotidyltransferase family protein, whose protein sequence is MIARERVAAVVTAAGFSSRMGSPKALLDWHGKPLLQHQMDGLAGFGEVIVVLGHEAERIRSELRLGANCRVVVNPSYPQGRASSLRAGFEALATAPQAVLVVGVDQPFSAESLDLLLAAMEPETPIALPVAAGRRGHPALFAGRLLDELRRVTEEGEGLRAVVRSHPVREVPVSGPFLDLNRPQDYAEAIVASR